The following coding sequences lie in one Fusarium poae strain DAOMC 252244 chromosome 1, whole genome shotgun sequence genomic window:
- the RPL12 gene encoding 60S ribosomal protein L12 (BUSCO:52048at5125), which produces MPPKFDPNEVKVIHLRATGGEVGASSALAPKIGPLGLSPKKVGEDIAKATGDWKGLRVTVKLTIQNRQAAVSVVPTASSLIIKALKEPPRDRKKEKNIKHNKSVALDEIIEIARTMRYKSFAKDLSGTVKEILGTAYSVGCQVDGKPPQAVIEAIDSGDIDSESEKYSFYKSILTYFVVPEE; this is translated from the exons ATGC CTCCCAAGTTCGACCCCAATGAGGTTAAGGTGAT CCACCTCCGCGCCACTGGTGGTGAGGTCGGTGCCTCCTCTGCTCTTGCTCCCAAGATCGGTCCTCTGGGTCTCTCTCCCAAGAAGGTCGGAGAAGACATTGCCAAGGCTACTGGTGACTGG AAAGGCTTGCGCGTAACTGTCAAGCTCACCATCCAGAACCGTCAGGCTGCTGTTTCCGTTGTTCCCACTGCTTCTtctctcatcatcaaggccCTCAAGGAGCCCCCCAGGGACcgaaagaaggagaagaacatcAAGCACAACAAGTCTGTCGCCCTCGACGAGATCATTGAGATTGCCCGCACCATGCGATACAAGTCTTTCGCCAAGGACCTCTCTGGTACCGTCAAGGAGATTCTCGGTACCGCCTACAGTGTTGGCTGCCAGGTCGATGGCAAGCCTCCCCAGGCTGTCATTGAGGCTATCGACAGCGGCGATATTGATAGTGAGTCTGAGAAATACTCGTTCTATAAATCTATACTAACATATTTTGTAGTCCCCGAGGAGTAA
- the SEC23 gene encoding GTPase-activating protein S23 (BUSCO:5240at5125), with the protein MDYEAIKEQWSEDEDRDGVRLSWNVFPSSRMEASRLVVPIGALYTPLKEKPDTPLLHFEPVTCKQPCRSVLNPFCQVDVRARVWICPFCLSRNQLPPHYKDITANAIPPELHPHNTTIEYRLSRPAPAPPIFLYVVDMCQEADSLASLKESLVMSLSLLPENALVGLITYGTMAHVHEIGYEECAKSYVFRGSKEYAAKQVQEMLGLSSSGVRPGMQPQPGRPFPAGPASRFLLPVQQAEFQLTKALESLQKDPWPVANDRRNLRCTGVALSVAVGLLESSFQNAGGRIMLFAGGPATEGPGMVVGPELREPIRSHHDIDRDNVKYYKKALKFYENLAKRTAHNGHIIDIFAGCLDQVGLLEMKGLCNSTGGHMILTDSFTSSMFKQSFVRIFEKDGDDNLLMGFNAVLEVLTTKELKVTGLIGHAVSLNKKSISVGESECGIGNTCSWKMCGIDPKSSYGIYFEIAGQGPATHQQAPQKGMMQFLTYYQHSSGQFHLRVTTVAKNLSSPAGDPAIAQSFDQEAAAVLMSRIAVFKAEVDDGPDVLRWVDRMLIRLCSRFADYRKDDPSSFRLEKNFTLYPQFMFHLRRSQFLQVFNNSPDETAFYRHVLNHEDVSNSLVMIQPTLDSYTFDQEGGQPVLLDSASIQPTHILLLDTFFHILIFHGETIAEWRKAGYQDQEGYENFAGLLEQPKEDARDLITDRFPLPRFIVCDAGGSQARFLLSKLNPSTTHTTGPYGGVGATTAQTIFTDDVSLQTFMDHLMKLAVSGAN; encoded by the exons ATGGATTACGAAGCGATAAAGGAGCAATGGAGTGAGGACGAGGATCGCGATGGTGTCCGTTTGAGTTGGAATGTCTTTCCCAGCTCCCGTATG GAAGCTTCAAGACTTGTTGTGCCCATCGGAGCACTCTACACACCCTTGAAGGAGAAGCCCGATACTCCTCTGTTGCACTTCGAGCCCGTCACCTGCAAACAACCTTGTCGTTCAGTGTTGAACCCATTCTG CCAAGTCGATGTTCGCGCAAGAGTCTGGATCTGCCCTTTCTGTCTGTCCAGGAACCAGCTGCCACCTCACTACAAAGACATCACTGCCAACGCGATACCCCCTGAGCTTCACCCACACAACACTACGATAGAATACCGCCTGTCCCGACCGGCTCCTGCGCCACCAATCTTTCTATATGTCGTGGATATGTGTCAGGAGGCAGACAGCCTTGCCTCCTTGAAGGAGTCGCTCGTCATGAGTCTGAGCTTGCTCCCAGAGAATGCTCTTGTTGGTCTCATCACGTATGGCACAATG GCACACGTCCACGAGATCGGCTACGAGGAATGCGCCAAGTCTTATGTTTTCCGAGGTAGCAAGGAGTACGCCGCGAAGCAAGTCCAGGAGATGCTCGGCTTGTCGTCCTCTGGTGTGCGACCCGGCATGCAACCCCAGCCTGGTAGACCATTCCCCGCTGGCCCAGCATCTCGCTTCCTTCTGCCTGTCCAACAGGCTGAATTCCAATTGACCAAGGCCCTTGAGTCTCTCCAGAAAGACCCCTGGCCTGTTGCCAACGACAGACGTAACCTCCGCTGCACTGGCGTTGCGCTCAGTGTCGCTGTCGGCCTTCTTGAATCGTCTTTCCAGAATGCCGGCGGTCGCATCATGCTGTTTGCCGGTGGCCCTGCCACAGAAGGACCCGGAATGGTTGTTGGACCTGAGCTGAGGGAGCCTATTCGATCTCATCATGACATTGACCGAGACAATGTCAAGTACTACAAGAAAGCCCTGAAG TTTTACGAGAACCTTGCTAAGCGCACTGCACACAATGGTCACATCATCGACATCTTCGCCGGTTGTCTAGACCAAGTTGGTTTGCTCGAAATGAAAGGGCTGTGCAACTCGACTGGTGGTCACATGATTCTCACCGATAGCTTCACATCCTCCATGTTCAAGCAGTCGTTTGTGCGAATCTTTGAAAAGGATGGAGATGACAACCTACTTATGGGCTTCAACGCCGTGCTGGAGGTTTTGACCACAAAGGAACTCAAGGTCACAGGTCTTATTGGCCATGCAGTCTCCCTCAACAAGAAGTCCATTTCTGTTGGCGAATCCGAATGCGGTATCGGTAACACATGCTCCTGGAAAATGTGCGGTATCGATCCCAAGTCGAGCTACGGAATCTACTTCGAAATTGCTGGTCAGGGTCCAGCCACCCATCAGCAAGCACCCCAGAAGGGTATGATGCAGTTCCTTACATACTATCAACACTCTTCCGGCCAATTCCATCTACGTGTTACAACGGTTGCCAAGAATCTGAGCAGCCCTGCTGGAGACCCAGCAATTGCTCAATCATTCGaccaagaggctgcagctgTCCTTATGTCGCGCATTGCTGTTTTCAAGGCCGAGGTCGATGATGGGCCTGATGTTTTGCGATGGGTTGACAGGATGTTGATTCGGCTGTGCTCTCGCTTCGCGGATTACCGAAAGGATGACCCCTCATCCTTCCGGTTGGAGAAGAACTTCACTCTATACCCGCAGTTCATGTTCCACCTCCGACGAAGTCAAttcctccaagtgttcaaCAATTCTCCTGATGAGACAGCATTTTACCGACATGTGCTCAACCATGAGGATGTTAGCAACTCACTTGTCATGATCCAGCCGACCCTGGACTCCTATACCTTTGACCAGGAAGGTGGCCAGCCTGTTTTGCTCGACTCTGCTTCGATCCAGCCCACACATATCCTTCTCCTCGATACTTTCTTCCACATCTTGATTTTCCATGGTGAGACAATCGCCGAATGGAGAAAGGCGGgataccaagaccaagaaggatATGAGAACTTTGCTGGTTTGCTTGAGCAGCCCAAGGAAGACGCTCGC GATCTCATTACTGATCGATTCCCTCTCCCTCGGTTCATCGTTTGTGATGCAGGTGGCTCTCAAGCTCGATTCCTGCTGTCCAAGCTCAACCCATCTACCACACACACGACTGGCCCGTACGGTGGTGTAGGAGCCACGACTGCTCAGACAATCTTCACAGACGACGTGTCCCTCCAGACATTTATGGACCATTTGATGAA GCTTGCCGTGAGTGGCGCTAACTAA
- a CDS encoding hypothetical protein (BUSCO:1377at5125) — MTPPQSNFDATIFPNNDASSFSDHHIHNVASPYQQSFAIRTSRPQRLNNSFGSGFYSQRQEYHLRRKTPNGTIDAGYDGSPSPFSHGPPPAKHLFQPRSATTTAFPLTSPSTHHPRFATEIDPHHSPSAGNKVFEDNLQARSRSSTWAYAGDAVPHHDAFPGNYYAFHQAEPQFNPYGQPETPGFPNLYQPVIRAHEYNVRAFCPPPVVMNESLPFGQPATHMPWNFHAQSGVIHRHDQQQALRPFQHQAVPGISRPSSFSHAIGAEPQGHLGNDLGMPIQLYTGIAHLSNSQGFREKVILQAHKVYIDLLACTQAIRKPNPTKNATGHNTSPRLLVYPKPPKPSSRVSEAVFGQEVAHFRPSQENEHYQGYSRRHSAHSFYGSSNNYFPMGNATPFTAAKSTLELLSNLCEQSSWSWIDGMMLGGCLYYGLEQYQEALEWFSRILALDSSDVEAITNKAATLYCLNRQDEAEKHWIRAVEVQPSYLEAVEHLVGLLYKKRSKEAVDIIDHIQRALRISSVQDQRHGPQGQLAKTPGFASSGYALPAKENGRILALIHAKGTMLYSLKEINKASEAFEEAVLISVGRRMTSIQDLVRQTQVALSPNESLVPNGQVGYSTRPLLLPPERARHTAQLVFGGNGALPGLQHVPEGSTKRAAVQTTSNSLLSLAKIFQDSLSTGQGAPNILRRPSGVEDILALYYLSLSLQESPSTANNVGILLAGVQQAASNPPRPNLDAPPHPGIPGIVPGSGLALALAYYHYGLRLDPKHVHLHTNLGSLLKDIGQLDLAIQMYEQAVSCDGTFDIALTNLANAVKDRGRINDAISYYKRAVNSNPDFAEAVCGLSTALNSVCDWRGRGGVILKAGKYDRWHVDDNGQLIDARATGHEDGLVSRVVRTINRQLSEASHWGRGILDDNRIATLAQQIQDLGLGESHEIQQGLRNWRNKRWEGARIVRLVERATRATQWKWYRDRYISPNQEPARYTRIRLPNGLAVPSAPTVLPFHTFTCPLSAKDIRLISQRNGIRISCSTLRLPWLPSTVYRPPPPPNPHLNIGYVSSDFNNHPLAHLMQSVFGFHDPRRVRAFCYATTTSDRSIHRQQIEREAPVFRDASSWPADKLVEQIISDEIHILVNLNGYTRGARNEVFAARPAPVQMSFMGFAGTLGAEWCDYILADSTAIPPETLRPWRGNSKVTDVFEDETEGEGEDWMYSENIIFCRDTFFCCDHAQSCDEGERLITWEQEQQRRWKMRKEIFPALANDTIIMGNFNQLYKIEPTTFRTWLRILAQVPKAVIWLLRFPELGEANLRRTAKEWAGEEVASRLMFTDVAPKSQHISRARVCDLFLDTPECNAHTTAADVLWSSTPLLTLPRYPYKMCSRMAASILKGALPKSDEGRQAADELIAGGEEEYEQRAVKLASQLNYTMSASGYGQGEGRLAEIRKLLWESKWHCGLFNTRRWVDDVETAYEEAWRRWVSGEGGDIHL; from the exons ATGACGCCGCCGCAGTCCAACTTCGATGCCACCATATTTCCGAATAACGACGCCTCCTCATTCAGTGACCACCATATCCATAATGTCGCATCACCGTATCAGCAGTCATTTGCGATTCGCACCTCCCGACCTCAGCGGCTCAACAACTCATTCGGTTCTGGTTTCTACTCACAACGCCAAGAATATCACCTCAGGCGAAAGACTCCGAACGGAACCATCGATGCCGGTTACGATGGATCACCTTCACCCTTCTCGCATGGTCCTCCGCCTGCAAAACATCTATTTCAGCCTCGCTCGGCAACTACTACAGCGTTCCCTTTGACCAGCCCGTCGACTCACCACCCTCGCTTCGCAACTGAGATCGACCCTCATCATTCACCTTCAGCCGGTAACAAAGTGTTTGAAGATAACCTGCAAGCCCGTTCCAGGTCCTCCACCTGGGCTTATGCGGGCGATGCCGTACCACACCATGATGCCTTTCCTGGCAACTATTATGCCTTCCATCAAGCTGAGCCGCAATTTAATCCATATGGTCAGCCCGAAACGCCTGGATTCCCAAATCTTTACCAGCCAGTGATAAGAGCTCACGAGTACAACGTCAGGGCATTCTGTCCGCCGCCAGTCGTCATGAACGAATCGTTGCCTTTTGGTCAACCAGCCACCCACATGCCTTGGAATTTCCACGCCCAGTCTGGTGTTATTCACAGACATGATCAACAGCAAGCTCTTCGCCCGTTCCAGCATCAGGCTGTTCCAGGGATTTCACGcccatcttctttttctcatgCCATTGGGGCAGAACCCCAGGGCCACCTCGGCAATGACTTGGGTATGCCCATTCAATTATATACCGGAATTGCTCATTTAAGCAACTCCCAAGGGTTCAGAGAGAAAGTGATATTGCAGGCTCACAAGGTTTACATTGATCTTCTGGCATGCACGCAAGCCATTCGAAAACCAAATCCGACCAAAAATGCGACAGGGCATAATACATCACCAAGGCTTCTCGTATACCCCAAGCCCCCGAAACCGTCCTCAAGGGTCTCAGAGGCAGTTTTTGGGCAGGAGGTTGCACATTTCAGGCCGTCCCAAGAAAATGAACACTATCAGGGATATAGCAGGAGACATTCGGCACATAGCTTCTATGGGTCCTCAAACAATTACTTCCCCATGGGAAACGCCACTCCATTCACCGCAGCCAAGTCTACGTTGGAATTGCTCAGTAACCTCTGCGAACAGAGCAGCTGGAGTTGGATTGATGGAATGATGTTGGGGGGGTGTCTGTATTATGGTCTGGAACAATATCAAGAGGCACTTGAATGGTTCTCGAGAATCCTTGCCCTTGACTCGAG CGATGTCGAGGCAATCACGAACAAAGCCGCCACTCTTTATTGTCTCAATCGTCAAGATGAGGCCGAAAAACATTGGATTCGAGCTGTCGAGGTGCAACCCAGTTACCTAGAAGCCGTTGAGCACCTAGTTGGTCTGCTATACAAGAAGCGCAGCAAGGAAGCTGTTGATATTATCGACCATATCCAGCGCGCTCTAAGAATATCTTCG GTGCAAGATCAACGACATGGGCCTCAGGGCCAATTGGCGAAAACTCCTGGCTTTGCATCAAGTGGTTATGCACTGCCCGCAAAAGAGAATGGACGCATACTGGCTCTGATACATGCAAAGGGGACCATGCTATATAGTCTTAAAGAAATCAACAAGGCATCAGAAGCATTTGAGGAAGCCGTGTTGATCAGTGTTGGTCGTCGAATGACTAGCATACAGGATCTTGTCCGTCAGACTCAGGTAGCGCTATCACCAAACGAGAGTTTAGTACCGAATGGGCAAGTCGGTTACAGCACGCGGCCCTTGCTACTCCCCCCCGAGCGTGCTCGTCACACTGCACAGCTGGTTTTTGGTGGCAACGGAGCTCTGCCAGGACTACAGCATGTGCCTGAAGGCTCAACTAAGCGAGCGGCCGTACAGACAACAAGTAATTCGCTACTATCACTGGCAAAGATATTCCAGGATTCCTTATCAACTGGGCAAGGTGCACCAAACATCCTGCGGCGCCCTTCGGGGGTTGAAGATATCCTAGCTCTCTATTATCTGTCTTTGTCCCTTCAGGAAAGTCCTTCTACGGCCAATAATGTCGGCATCCTCCTTGCTGGCGTGCAACAGGCCGCATCCAACCCACCAAGGCCAAATTTGGATGCTCCCCCCCATCCAGGTATTCCTGGAATTGTGCCAGGGAGTGGTCTGGCGTTGGCTCTGGCCTATTATCACTACGGCTTACGTTTGGATCCCAAGCACGTTCATTTACACACGAATCTGGGAAGCTTACTCAAAGACATTGGTCAATTGGATCTCGCTATCCAAATGTATGAACAGGCAGTGTCATGCGACGGGACCTTCGACATTGCCCTGACTAACCTCGCCAACGCTGTCAAGGACAGGGGACGCATTAATGATGCAATCTCGTACTACAAACGGGCAGTCAACTCAAATCCCGACTTCGCTGAGGCTGTTTGCGGTCTCTCTACCGCTCTCAATTCAGTTTGTGACTGGAGGGGCCGAGGTGGGGTCATACTCAAAGCTGGGAAATACGATCGATGGCATGTTGATGACAACGGCCAGCTTATCGATGCTCGAGCTACTGGGCATGAAGATGGCCTCGTAAGCCGTGTTGTTCGCACTATCAATCGTCAGTTGAGCGAGGCATCACATTGGGGACGTGGTATCCTCGATGATAACCGCATCGCTACTTTGGCGCAACAGATCCAAGATCTCGGCCTGGGTGAATCACACGAGATCCAGCAAGGCCTGAGAAACTGGAGGAACAAGCGGTGGGAGGGTGCGCGCATCGTTCGCTTGGTAGAGCGCGCGACTCGTGCAACTCAATGGAAGTGGTATCGTGATCGTTACATATCTCCTAACCAAGAACCCGCTCGGTACACTCGCATCCGTTTGCCCAACGGCCTTGCAGTACCTTCAGCGCCTACGGTCCTGCCGTTTCACACATTCACTTGCCCCCTATCTGCGAAAGACATACGACTCATTTCTCAGCGCAATGGAATCCGAATCTCCTGCTCGACACTGCGATTGCCATGGCTACCTTCGACGGTCTACCGTCCGCCTCCTCCCCCAAACCCTCATCTGAACATAGGATATGTGTCATCAGACTTTAATAATCACCCTCTCGCTCACCT AATGCAATCAGTATTTGGATTCCATGATCCTCGACGTGTGCGCGCATTTTGCTATGCTACGACGACGAGCGATCGGTCTATTCATCGACAGCAGATCGAACGCGAAGCTCctgtctttcgtgacgccaGCAGCTGGCCTGCAGACAAACTAGTCGAACAAATCATTAGCGATGAGATTCACATCCTTGTAAATCTCAACGGCTATACACGAGGAGCTCGCAACGAGGTCTTTGCCGCACGACCTGCGCCAGTTCAAATGTCATTCATGGGATTTGCGGGTACACTAGGTGCTGAATGGTGCGACTACATATTAGCAGATAGCACAGCCATTCCTCCCGAGACGCTACGACCCTGGCGTGGGAACTCCAAGGTCACCGACGTGTTTGAAGATGAGACAGAGGGTGAAGGCGAGGATTGGATGTACTCCGAGAACATCATTTTCTGTCGAGATACGTTCTTCTGTTGCGACCATGCCCAGTCTTGTGACGAGGGTGAACGGTTGATCACTTGGGAACAGGAGCAGCAACGTCGCTGGAAGATGCGAAAAGAAATCTTCCCTGCCCTGGCCAATGACACTATAATCATGGGCAACTTCAATCAGTTGTACAAG ATCGAACCTACTACATTCAGGACATGGCTACGAATTCTAGCGCAGGTTCCAAAGGCGGTGATATGGCTTCTTCGATTTCCCGAACTAGGAGAAGCCAACCTACGCCGGACAGCAAAGGAATGGGCCGGAGAGGAAGTCGCCAGTCGCTTGATGTTTACTGACGTTGCGCCAAAAAGTCAGCACATTTCAAGGGCTCGAGTATGCGATTTATTTCTCGACACCCCAGAATGCAATGCTCATACAACGGCGGCAGATGTTCTTTGGTCAAGCACGCCTCTACTTACACTTCCTCGTTATCCTTACAAGATGTGCTCTCGAATGGCGGCGTCAATTCTCAAGGGTGCCCTGCCAAAATCGGACGAAGGTCGACAGGCTGCAGACGAACTGATTGCCGGGGGCGAAGAAGAATATGAGCAGCGTGCGGTCAAACTTGCCAGCCAGCTCAATTACACAATGTCAGCGAGTGGCTATGGTCAGGGAGAGGGTCGTCTAGCCGAGATACGTAAGTTGTTGTGGGAAAGCAAGTGGCATTGCGGGCTATTTAacacaagaagatgggttgACGATGTCGAGACGGCGTACGAGGAAGCATGGCGGCGATGGGTCTCTGGCGAAGGTGGTGATATTCACCTATGA
- the EXO70 gene encoding exocyst complex component exo70 (BUSCO:13100at5125), producing the protein MSVGLAGGAHNALDEEARAEVDVLNSRLEKTTQLTKKIQSCLNRLESTGKSVQDVAGPLNGETRRLQILGNNVDSVLAAIDRLRQPADSKNDEEQIIRVGPEKAGLSTYLASIKRLGKALTEMQASNLRANQQTMADLSRLIKSGNSQLEHHFETVLRGETPRAVEPLHYITKDKPFPTLPQDKIARLGLIYSYVSESHHNGASELAHIYAEVRGPYLSTSLANLAAASVSTAKKKSPDAVYRAGTNGMGTYAQAMEGLFLSEYDNVCSVFSREDWPVIFLSACQSALAEQARCLRELNAHIKNHLNTDCYLAYEITEIISALSGKLETRTGELKGALAAALKPVRETAKSSLAELLEETRRKVGMLQILPSDGAPIPLVSETMQRLQTMVHFLRPISSIMISIGDGGWKANAATNGRSTDAIPSLASFDIGADGKEIFSHYCLDTIETLLSGLDQKSRILMKSKAVAGVFMANSVIIIGRMVQTSELNDLLANKLDLLEQWRKKATAAYTDVCKDLSVHLFDTVHTNRTHRPTSGPVDSTSIVKGLGSKDKDKIKEKFTQFNGAFDDMVSRHKSYSMEREVRRIFGEDIRQKLQPLYERFWDRYHEIDKGKGKYVKYDKTSIAAVFASLAS; encoded by the exons ATGTCAGTCGGACTTGCTGGCGGCGCGCACAATGCCTTGGACGAAGAAGCCAGGGCCGAGGTTGACGTCCTCAACTCGCGACTAGAGAAGACAACACAATTGACCAAGAAGATTCAATCCTGCCTCAACAGACTCGAGTCAACAGGGAAAAGTGTCCAGGATGTTGCAGGACCCCTGAATGGAGAGACAAGGCGACTACAAATACTGGGGAATA ACGTCGACTCTGTCCTTGCTGCGATCGATCGCTTGCGCCAGCCTGCAGATAGCAAGAATGACGAGGAACAAATCATCCGGGTCGGCCCTGAGAAGGCCGGTCTATCTACCTACCTGGCCTCTATAAAGCGCCTAGGCAAAGCCTTGACTGAGATGCAGGCATCGAATCTGCGCGCGAACCAGCAAACGATGGCTGATTTGTCACGTCTCATCAAATCAGGCAACAGTCAACTTGAACATCATTTCGAAACTGTCCTTCGTGGTGAGACGCCACGGGCTGTTGAGCCACTGCACTACATCACGAAAGACAAGCCCTTCCCAACACTTCCTCAAGACAAGATCGCCCGTCTCGGTCTTATCTATTCATATGTTTCCGAGAGCCACCATAATGGCGCCTCGGAGCTGGCTCATATCTACGCAGAGGTGCGCGGTCCATACCTCTCAACATCTTTAGCCAACCTTGCCGCTGCAAGCGTCAGTACTGCCAAGAAGAAAAGCCCGGATGCTGTTTATCGCGCGGGTACCAATGGCATGGGGACTTATGCACAAGCGATGGAAGGCTTGTTCCTGTCCGAGTACGACAACGTCTGTAGTGTTTTCTCTCGCGAGGATTGGCCAGTTATTTTTCTATCAGCTTGCCAATCAGCTTTGGCAGAACAGGCACGATGCCTACGTGAGCTAAATGCTCACATCAAGAACCATCTCAACACGGATTGCTATCTGGCTTATGAGATCACCGAAATCATCTCTGCGCTTTCCGGAAAGCTCGAAACGCGAACCGGTGAATTAAAGGGGGCACTCGCTGCTGCATTGAAACCTGTTAGAGAGACCGCCAAATCGTCTCTAGCAGAACTCCTGGAGGAAACCAGGCGTAAAGTCGGGATGCTACAGATACTACCATCCGATGGTGCACCGATACCCTTGGTATCAGAGACAATGCAGCGCCTTCAAACCATGGTGCATTTCCTGCGCCCAATCTCCAGTATCATGATATCCATTGGGGATGGAGGTTGGAAAGCAAACGCAGCAACAAATGGGCGCTCTACGGATGCTATTCCCAGCCTAGCTTCTTTCGATATCGGAGCAGATGGCAAAGAAATATTCTCGCATTATTGTCTCGACACCATCGAAACGCTTTTATCCGGACTGGACCAAAAGTCACGCATACTCATGAAAAGCAAAGCTGTTGCCGGAGTATTCATGGCCAACAGCGTCATCATTATCGGGCGAATGGTTCAAACCTCAGAGCTCAACGACCTCCTGGCAAACAAACTTGATCTTCTCGAACAGTGGCGTAAGAAGGCAACGGCAGCCTACACAGACGTCTGCAAGGACCTTTCTGTACACCTTTTCGATACCGTTCATACTAACCGGACCCATCGACCTACATCCGGACCTGTCGATTCGACGTCCATCGTCAAGGGGCTGGgaagcaaagacaaggataagatcaaggagaagtTCACACAATTCAATGGCGCGTTTGATGATATGGTGTCCCGCCACAAATCTTACAGTATGGAACGTGAAGTCCGGCGAATATTTGGAGAAGATATTCGTCAAAAACTACAGCCTCTCTACGAACGATTTTGGGACCGATACCACGAGATCGACAAGGGCAAAGGCAAGTATGTCAAATATGATAAGACATCCATTGCTGCAGTGTTTGCTAGCCTGGCTTCCTGA